One window of Ziziphus jujuba cultivar Dongzao chromosome 5, ASM3175591v1 genomic DNA carries:
- the LOC107421124 gene encoding probable methyltransferase PMT10 — MKHLATTVTDVVKTPSFVKITAIALLSFSVFFLVNHFYSNSSSSLPFFSSSTSSSLAFSPTSIPLSPEVSPVAVSAPPPPRPPPPPPPPEVQRMGIVDENGAMSENFEVGEFDPNFIEDLRNLSGREDRVADGSVVGGGKRVKVEKYKVCEQSMTDYIPCLDNMEGIKRLNSTERGEKYERHCPGQDKTLNCVVPRPKGYKIRIPWPQSRDEVWFSNVPHTRLVEDKGGQNWIAIKKDKFIFPGGGTQFIHGADKYLDQISEMVPEIDFGRNIRVALDIGCGVASFGAFLMQRNVTTLSIAPKDVHENQIQFALERGVPAMAAVFATRRLLYPSQAFDMIHCSRCRINWTRDDGILLLEANRLLRAGGYFVWAAQPVYKHEESLQEQWKEMEELTTSICWELVKKEGYIAIWRKPLNNSCYLNRGTEVHPPLCDSNDDPDNVWYVDLKACITRLPDNGYGANVIAWPARLQSPPDRLQTVNIDAYISRKEIFKAETKYWEDIIDGYIRAYHWKELGFRNVMDMRAGFGGFAAAMQELQYDCWVMNVVPVSGFNTLPVIYDRGLVGVMHDWCEPFDTYPRTYDLIHAAGLFSVEKKRCNISTIMLEIDRMLRPGGRVYIRDSVSLMGELQEIASAMGWVPALHDTGEGPHASWKILIGDKRL, encoded by the exons atgaaGCACCTAGCTACCACCGTCACTGACGTTGTAAAGACCCCTTCTTTCGTCAAAATTACGGCCATTGCCCtcctttctttctctgttttcttcCTCGTCAATCATTTCTATtccaattcttcttcttctctccctttcttttcctcttccaCCTCCTCTTCCCTCGCCTTTTCTCCTACTTCCATTCCCTTGTCGCCGGAAGTTTCTCCGGTGGCCGTGTCGGCGCCGCCACCGCCCCGGCCACCGCCTCCTCCTCCGCCGCCGGAGGTGCAGAGGATGGGGATAGTGGATGAGAACGGGGCTATGTCGGAGAATTTCGAGGTCGGAGAGTTTGATCCGAATTTCATCGAGGATTTGAGGAACTTGAGCGGGAGAGAGGATAGAGTGGCCGATGGGAGTGTCGTTGGTGGTGGGAAGAGGGTTAAGGTTGAGAAGTATAAGGTGTGTGAACAGAGCATGACCGATTATATACCTTGCCTGGATAATATGGAGGGGATTAAGAGGTTGAATTCCACAGAGAGAGGAGAGAAGTACGAGCGGCACTGTCCTGGTCAAGATAAGACCTTGAATTGTGTGGTTCCGAGGCCTAAGGGGTACAAAATTCGGATACCTTGGCCTCAAAGCAGAGACGAG GTCTGGTTTAGTAATGTTCCCCATACACGCCTGGTTGAAGATAAAGGCGGTCAGAATTGGATAGcaataaagaaagataaattcATTTTCCCAGGAGGTGGAACACAGTTTATTCATGGAGCAGATAAATACTTGGATCAGATTTCAGAG ATGGTTCCTGAAATTGATTTTGGCCGCAATATTCGAGTTGCCTTAGACATTGGATGTGGAGTAGCAAGTTTTGGTGCCTTTTTGATGCAGCGGAATGTGACCACTCTGTCAATAGCACCCAAAGATGTTCATGAGAATCAGATTCAGTTTGCACTGGAGCGCGGTGTGCCTGCAATGGCTGCAGTGTTTGCGACACGGCGTTTGCTGTATCCAAGCCAGGCTTTTGACATGATCCATTGCTCAAGATGCAGAATTAATTGGACCCGTGATG ATGGGATTTTGCTTCTTGAGGCCAACAGGTTGTTAAGAGCAGGAGGGTACTTTGTTTGGGCAGCACAACCTGTTTACAAGCATGAAGAAAGCCTACAAGAACAATGGAAAG AAATGGAGGAACTAACTACTAGCATTTGTTGGGAACTTGTAAAGAAGGAAGGATATATTGCCATATGGCGAAAGCCTTTGAACAATAGCTGCTATCTTAATCGTGGCACTGAAGTGCACCCTCCGCTTTGTGATTCCAATGATGATCCAGACAATGTTTG GTATGTTGATTTGAAGGCATGCATCACTCGATTACCTGATAATGGTTATGGGGCTAATGTTATTGCATGGCCTGCACGCCTTCAATCTCCACCAGACAGGCTCCAGACTGTTAATATCGATGCCTACATATCCAGAAAGGAAATCTTCAAGGCAGAAACAAAATACTGGGAAGATATAATAGATGGTTATATCCGAGCTTACCACTGGAAAGAGTTGGGTTTCCGAAATGtgatggacatgagggctggaTTTGGAGG GTTTGCTGCTGCAATGCAAGAACTGCAATATGATTGCTGGGTTATGAATGTTGTTCCTGTTAGTGGATTCAACACGTTGCCTGTTATCTATGACCGTGGACTAGTTGGAGTTATGCATGACTG GTGTGAGCCATTCGACACCTATCCAAGGACATATGACTTGATCCATGCAGCAGGTCTCTTCTCTGTTGAGAAGAAGAG ATGTAATATCTCAACCATAATGCTTGAGATTGATCGGATGCTGAGGCCTGGTGGACGTGTGTATATACGGGACTCGGTATCTCTAATGGGTGAACTTCAAGAGATTGCAAGTGCCATGGGATGGGTACCTGCACTGCATGATACAGGTGAGGGTCCCCATGCAAGCTGGAAGATCTTAATAGGCGATAAGCGATTATGA
- the LOC107421125 gene encoding BTB/POZ domain-containing protein At4g08455, which produces MRRRRCTSVRPQYQTDTESESDPDSTEETMRCISCQEDYGARDAGTCKECYEEANETEEELKREIEDLKAKVAFLKFWSPIDPHHHHSSRSHPPCFSDIVLVASEDATGGSAVPVPAHKAVLVSRSPVFRAMLENEMEESLSGTIKIGDVSYDALRAFVNYLYTAEACLDEHMACELLVLAEKYQVKHLKAYCEKFLVSKLNWDNSVMNYAFAHQHNAKHMLDAALSLITDNMDKLTKREEYMELVEKDPRLVVEIYEAYLSKQDNTAAHKDPS; this is translated from the exons ATGCGACGACGCCGTTGCACGTCGGTGAGGCCCCAGTACCAGACGGACACTGAAAGTGAAAGCGATCCAGACAGCACGGAGGAGACGATGAGGTGCATATCCTGCCAGGAAGACTACGGCGCACGTGACGCCGGCACATGCAAGGAATGCTACGAGGAGGCCAACGAGACGGAAGAGGAGCTCAAGCGTGAGATCGAAGATCTCAAAGCCAAGGTTGCTTTCCTCAAGTTTTGGTCCCCAATCGATCCCCATCACCACCACTCCAGTAGGTCCCACCCACCTTGCTTCTCCGACATCGTTTTGGTCGCCTCCGAGGATGCCACCGGTGGCTCCGCCGTGCCTGTGCCGGCTCATAAGGCCGTTCTG GTAAGTCGTTCCCCAGTGTTCAGAGCCATGCTTGAGAATGAGATGGAAGAAAGCCTGAGTGGCACTATCAAGATTGGTGATGTATCATATGATGCCCTTCGTGCATTTGTTAACTATTTGTACACAGCTGAGGCATGCCTTGATGAACATATGGCATGTGAACTTTTAGTATTGGCTGAGAAATATCAGGTGAAGCATCTTAAGGCCTATTGCGAAAAGTTTCTGGTGTCCAAACTTAACTGGGACAATTCAGTTATGAACTATGCATTTGCACACCAGCACAATGCCAAACATATGCTAGATGCAGCCTTGTCATTGATCACTGACAACATGGACAAGCTTACTAAACGCGAGGAGTATATGGAGCTTGTCGAGAAAGATCCCCGACTTGTAGTGGAAATATATGAAGCTTATCTCTCAAAACAGGACAATACAGCAGCCCATAAGGATCCTAGCTAG